One Nocardiopsis gilva YIM 90087 genomic window, ACCCGACGTCGTCCTACCTGTGGCGCAACATCGTCCCCGCCGTGGCCGACCAGGGGCGTGTGATCGCCCCGGACCTCATCGGCATGGGTGACTCCGGCAAGCTCGATGGAACCGGTGACGGGCGCTACCGCTTTGTTGAGCAAAGCGCATACCTCGACGCTCTCCTGGAAAGGTTGGGCGTGGTCGACGACGTTGTTCTCGTCGTTCACGACTGGGGGTCGGCTCTGGGATTCGACTGGGCCAGGCGTCACCCGGAATCCGTGGCCGGCATCGCCTACATGGAGTCCATCGTCCGTCCCTTCTCGTGGGAGGCGTTCGGTGACACCGCCGAGTACTTCCGTGCATGGCGCGGGGGCACGGGCGAAGAGCTCATCCTCGAGCAGAACTCATTCGTGGAGGGGTTCTTGCCCGCGGGCATCATGCGGACACTGACGGAGGAGGAGTCCGCGGAGTATCGGCGTCCCTTCGCCACTCCGGGCGAGGACCGTCGACCGACCCTCACGTGGCCGCGTGAGGTCCCCATCGATGGGGACCCCGCCGACGTCCACTCCATCGTCTCCCAGTACTCGGCGTTCATGGCCCAGACC contains:
- a CDS encoding haloalkane dehalogenase; its protein translation is MNYRKNTVAVRESTMAYVETGEGAPIVFLHGNPTSSYLWRNIVPAVADQGRVIAPDLIGMGDSGKLDGTGDGRYRFVEQSAYLDALLERLGVVDDVVLVVHDWGSALGFDWARRHPESVAGIAYMESIVRPFSWEAFGDTAEYFRAWRGGTGEELILEQNSFVEGFLPAGIMRTLTEEESAEYRRPFATPGEDRRPTLTWPREVPIDGDPADVHSIVSQYSAFMAQTDIPKLFVNAEPGMALIGEDREFARTWKNQTEVTVKGLHCIQEDSPQEIGAALTHWIDTLDRGGAKTR